Proteins encoded by one window of Chrysiogenes arsenatis DSM 11915:
- the recN gene encoding DNA repair protein RecN — protein MLHELIIKNFAIIEDITIEFDSGLNILTGETGAGKSIIIDALGLLCGEKAQKESIRTGQESLEVQGVFGLESDALQAVLAANDIPADDGELIIRRIVAQGGKNRVYVNGTVQAVGFLKEIADYIVDIHAQNQHHSLLNHARHVQLLDTFLDDPQLPEQYRLHHQAWRRARQIYEEARKGAAENQRALDDIRRQLTEIDKAKLQCDEDDELEARLKILTHAQDIADAAEAVQCALSEDHDAVIPRLQGVQKQLRTLESFDPAFAPYLAEINTVMATLQDMASVARSTARNVSGDDVELEKVETRIRQLDTLKLKYGRSVADILDYAETLRAREANLAHTLDVDACAAEAAATLALVQQCGEALRHARQKAGAAISAAIIRQLADLGMKGCQFSVNETLHPEPQTSGLDAIEFYLSANRGEAPKPLAKVASGGEMSRIMLAIKGVLAGQGMTSTFVFDEVDTGVSGAVAEMVGEKLKELASRNQVLTITHLPQVAVKSDRHFRIVKATVGDQTCSEVIPLDAEGKIEEIARMLGGIHITDASLEHARQYVAQMGGAPAKAGRAQR, from the coding sequence ATGTTGCACGAGTTGATCATCAAAAATTTTGCGATCATCGAAGACATTACCATCGAATTTGACAGCGGCCTCAATATTTTGACAGGTGAAACCGGAGCCGGAAAATCGATCATCATCGATGCCCTCGGCCTCCTCTGCGGCGAAAAAGCGCAGAAAGAGTCGATCCGCACCGGGCAAGAAAGCCTTGAAGTGCAGGGAGTGTTTGGGCTGGAAAGTGACGCATTGCAGGCCGTGCTCGCCGCAAACGATATTCCTGCGGACGATGGCGAACTGATTATCCGCCGCATCGTGGCGCAAGGGGGGAAAAACCGCGTCTACGTCAACGGCACCGTGCAAGCCGTTGGATTTCTCAAAGAAATTGCCGATTATATTGTTGATATTCATGCCCAAAACCAGCACCACAGCCTGCTCAATCACGCGCGGCACGTCCAGTTGCTCGATACCTTTTTAGACGACCCACAACTCCCTGAACAGTACCGTTTGCACCACCAAGCGTGGCGACGCGCGCGCCAAATATACGAAGAAGCCCGTAAAGGCGCTGCCGAAAACCAACGGGCGCTCGACGATATTCGCCGTCAACTCACTGAAATTGATAAAGCCAAACTCCAGTGTGATGAAGACGACGAACTCGAAGCTCGCCTGAAAATTCTGACCCACGCGCAAGACATTGCCGATGCCGCCGAAGCAGTGCAATGCGCCCTCAGCGAAGATCACGACGCCGTGATTCCGCGCTTGCAAGGGGTACAAAAACAACTGCGGACGCTTGAATCCTTCGACCCTGCATTTGCTCCGTACCTCGCCGAAATTAATACCGTTATGGCCACGTTGCAGGATATGGCGAGTGTGGCGCGCAGTACCGCGCGCAACGTATCGGGCGACGACGTGGAACTCGAAAAAGTCGAAACGCGCATTCGTCAGCTCGATACCTTAAAACTGAAATATGGCCGGAGCGTCGCTGACATTCTGGATTATGCCGAAACGCTGCGCGCGCGCGAAGCAAACCTCGCGCATACCCTTGATGTAGACGCCTGCGCCGCTGAAGCCGCCGCCACCCTCGCCCTCGTGCAACAATGCGGCGAAGCCCTACGCCACGCACGGCAGAAAGCGGGAGCCGCCATCAGCGCCGCTATCATCCGCCAACTCGCCGATCTTGGAATGAAAGGGTGCCAGTTCAGCGTCAACGAAACGCTGCACCCCGAACCACAAACCAGCGGCCTTGATGCCATTGAATTCTACCTCTCTGCCAACCGTGGCGAAGCCCCCAAACCACTCGCCAAAGTCGCCAGTGGTGGCGAAATGAGCCGCATTATGCTGGCCATTAAAGGGGTACTCGCTGGGCAAGGGATGACCAGCACCTTTGTGTTTGACGAAGTCGATACCGGCGTCAGCGGTGCCGTCGCCGAAATGGTGGGGGAAAAACTCAAAGAACTCGCCAGCCGCAATCAAGTGCTCACCATTACGCACTTGCCGCAAGTTGCCGTCAAAAGTGACCGCCACTTTCGCATTGTCAAAGCAACCGTCGGCGATCAAACCTGTTCCGAAGTCATCCCCCTTGACGCCGAAGGGAAAATCGAAGAAATCGCGCGGATGCTCGGCGGTATCCATATTACCGATGCCTCGCTGGAACATGCGCGGCAGTACGTCGCACAAATGGGGGGAGCGCCAGCGAAAGCTGGGCGTGCCCAGCGCTAG
- the truA gene encoding tRNA pseudouridine(38-40) synthase TruA, translating to MERNIALRVAYDGTAYRGWQIQSGRSEEHLTIQYIMSHAIAQVCNHPIRLLAAGRTDSGVHARGMVCNFFTTSAIPLENVRRALNVNLPRDIRVMDAREMPADFHSRFSASIKTYCYTIEHGTPVPDPLTERFAWHLYHNLDRASIERELQVLVGEHDFACFRGRRPTTLGTVRVLTELSVHDLSPTQLAIRIRGKGFLKHMVRSIVGTVVDIQTGRFPRTMTEVLAGKQRALAGRTAPAAGLLLESVEYVDYVWE from the coding sequence ATGGAACGCAATATCGCACTTCGAGTCGCCTATGATGGCACCGCCTATCGCGGCTGGCAGATACAGAGCGGGCGCAGCGAAGAACACCTGACGATTCAGTATATCATGTCGCACGCCATCGCTCAGGTTTGCAACCATCCCATTCGGCTGCTGGCCGCCGGGCGTACCGACAGCGGCGTCCACGCGCGTGGCATGGTCTGTAATTTTTTTACCACCAGCGCCATCCCACTCGAAAACGTGCGCCGTGCGCTGAACGTCAACTTGCCGCGCGACATCCGCGTGATGGATGCCCGTGAAATGCCAGCCGACTTTCACAGCCGCTTTAGCGCCAGCATCAAAACCTACTGTTACACCATCGAACACGGCACCCCCGTTCCAGACCCCTTGACGGAACGCTTTGCGTGGCACCTGTACCATAACCTCGACCGCGCGAGCATCGAACGCGAATTGCAAGTGCTGGTCGGCGAACACGATTTTGCCTGTTTTCGTGGCCGGAGGCCAACTACCCTTGGCACCGTGCGCGTATTGACCGAGCTCAGCGTCCACGACCTCAGCCCCACGCAGCTTGCTATCCGCATCCGCGGCAAAGGATTCTTGAAACACATGGTACGGAGTATTGTTGGCACCGTTGTGGATATACAGACGGGAAGATTCCCGCGCACCATGACAGAAGTGCTGGCCGGGAAACAACGAGCGCTGGCCGGACGAACCGCTCCAGCGGCTGGGTTACTGTTGGAGAGTGTGGAGTACGTTGATTATGTGTGGGAGTGA
- a CDS encoding type II toxin-antitoxin system Phd/YefM family antitoxin — MKTELVTTLKRQATKILAELHQTKEPVLITEHGQPSAYLVDVDEYEYMQNRMQILEGIARGEKALLESRVYSANEAKEKMSKWLK, encoded by the coding sequence ATGAAAACAGAATTAGTTACAACCTTGAAAAGGCAAGCGACAAAGATTCTTGCTGAACTACACCAAACAAAAGAACCTGTTCTCATCACAGAGCATGGGCAACCTTCCGCTTATCTTGTAGATGTGGATGAGTACGAGTATATGCAAAACCGTATGCAAATCCTCGAAGGCATTGCACGTGGAGAAAAAGCCTTACTTGAAAGCAGAGTGTATTCTGCAAATGAAGCGAAGGAGAAAATGAGTAAATGGCTCAAATAA
- a CDS encoding type II toxin-antitoxin system RelE/ParE family toxin, with translation MAQIIWTEPALIDLDGIAEYIALDKPSAAKKLVRNVFESVKRLEQFPKSGKTPEELKDTEYLEIIEGPCRIFYRIADDKVYLLYVMRSERKLRAYILEERIQ, from the coding sequence ATGGCTCAAATAATATGGACAGAGCCTGCACTTATTGATCTTGATGGAATTGCTGAATACATCGCTCTCGACAAGCCAAGCGCAGCTAAAAAACTGGTTAGAAATGTTTTTGAATCGGTCAAACGCCTTGAACAATTTCCAAAATCCGGAAAAACACCAGAAGAACTAAAAGATACTGAATACCTTGAAATAATCGAAGGTCCTTGTCGTATATTTTACCGCATCGCCGACGATAAAGTTTATTTGTTGTACGTAATGCGTTCGGAAAGAAAATTGAGAGCATACATTTTAGAAGAGCGCATTCAATGA
- a CDS encoding phage integrase N-terminal SAM-like domain-containing protein: protein MEKIHKLRPDPSLKLMDQVRAVLRYHHYAYRTEKSYCHWILRYIHHFGEQTHPRELVAKDVEAFLSHLTFACHLERT from the coding sequence ATGGAAAAAATCCATAAACTTCGTCCTGATCCAAGCTTGAAACTTATGGATCAGGTTCGTGCGGTGTTGCGATACCACCATTATGCCTATCGTACAGAAAAGTCCTATTGTCATTGGATTTTGCGTTACATTCACCATTTTGGTGAACAAACACATCCGAGGGAGCTTGTGGCAAAAGATGTGGAAGCTTTTTTATCGCATCTTACTTTTGCCTGTCATCTCGAACGTACGTGA
- a CDS encoding GNAT family N-acetyltransferase: protein MRLVTETKRLKLIKVTAADVDLVYLLTGNKNVMEFFPKVLSYDETQQMVEKILHQYTEYGYCFWKVLLKAGEQFIGIAGLLHQEINGEVETEISYRMLPVYWNNGYATEAAKACKEYGENTLGKRRLISLIHPRNHASIRVAQKLGAKKTKSVFFIGEEHGVYVYPIE, encoded by the coding sequence ATGCGGCTGGTCACGGAAACCAAACGTTTGAAGTTAATTAAGGTGACCGCCGCCGACGTTGATTTGGTATATTTGCTGACTGGGAACAAAAATGTGATGGAGTTCTTTCCGAAGGTGCTCAGTTACGACGAGACCCAGCAAATGGTTGAGAAAATCCTCCATCAATACACAGAATACGGTTATTGCTTTTGGAAGGTCCTGCTCAAAGCAGGAGAACAGTTTATCGGCATCGCCGGTCTTCTACATCAAGAAATTAATGGTGAAGTGGAAACCGAGATATCATATCGCATGCTACCCGTGTACTGGAACAATGGCTATGCAACCGAAGCCGCGAAGGCCTGTAAAGAGTATGGGGAAAATACATTGGGAAAGAGGAGGCTCATCTCTCTGATTCATCCGAGGAACCATGCCTCCATACGAGTGGCGCAGAAGCTCGGTGCCAAGAAGACAAAATCAGTGTTCTTTATCGGCGAAGAACACGGCGTTTATGTCTACCCCATAGAATGA
- a CDS encoding N-6 DNA methylase — MNKDQKKAILDYIQHMDPKGDVVESISPKKDFSGGKIKYNESSLLVHRDISSLGDEEWVRAFLLVRLVKELGYNSKEKIIELEKTYSIGRPSRKSARVDILVKYPSDWPEKDKRNSVFLFIECKAPEKFESDRDYLKGQLFNLSKQESPLPAFGVYYTSSFDVGNVFDKCLIVNLSEHSSWDDWDKEGQPSNSIIPTNFDIPKNIEYANIDHPTEEQRPLRTDVNRHEFDRLRKELHDVIWGGGGTNNNDVFVILVRLFLCRVYDELEAAPNATYRFQRAAYENGLVESPEDVVVKMTALFKEAAKTYLGYSNAELEETVPFEAKKISAAKVAFVVEQLQDKSLTRNTHRGDNDLLGDFFEGIVSQDFTQTKGQFFTHINIVKFCIEISGFKENVVQTFMNERDPQGRPRIPKAIDPSCGSGTFMIEAMKVGTSALFPLRKEGKLPKRLKEYSSIWFGEDSPNGWAREFIYGIEPNADLGLATKVNMILHGDGSTNIFVKSGLEPFASYAIYDRSHGLAITKSKGSKFPYAKDCNEEFDFIFTNPPFSISLSGDEKKQLNRDFVLGSNSSSENLFIERWYQLLRAGGKFVVVIPETILDSSSSSDIRLFLFRYFNIKAVISLPYVAFKPFTSTKTCILFAEKKTDQDVEAWSNAWQTQESEYKSLVKGFKSTNDEARLVSATELLGLEKELDSIEDVLSSYESDLDQIVKDGSSWIFKRVVSSENIGDDEIFLAEPQNVGYKRRKGLPDLVQPDDLFGETSVFNNFKSSEKESLRFGFRVKLSELAVRPSLRLDPKYLHLWVKRKGNVFGQEAGINKLGDLLVPYKPNKLPKGLLSSPRLLVDLANVESKMSIVSGVEEIDELGSDKIEFGESELAISKLEPYLGKVLINKPEQEWIGSPEWLTYKTTSEVYDLDYLRFLLLTPEMLEVYRCLQSGKRHARLSEADLLALLVPKRSKAEQNEMAKTSRKKMIDILSKREEIEALRKEIDLAFS, encoded by the coding sequence ATGAATAAAGATCAAAAGAAAGCCATCTTAGACTACATCCAGCACATGGATCCAAAGGGTGATGTAGTTGAGTCTATTTCTCCAAAAAAGGACTTCTCTGGTGGGAAAATCAAGTACAACGAATCAAGTTTGCTCGTGCACAGAGATATCTCTTCGCTAGGTGATGAGGAGTGGGTTAGAGCATTTTTATTGGTGCGACTGGTAAAGGAGCTTGGCTATAACTCCAAAGAAAAAATTATTGAACTTGAAAAGACATATAGCATCGGTCGACCAAGCAGAAAATCGGCAAGGGTCGATATTCTGGTTAAATATCCGTCAGATTGGCCTGAGAAAGATAAGCGAAATTCTGTTTTTCTATTTATAGAGTGCAAGGCACCTGAAAAGTTTGAGTCTGACAGGGATTACCTCAAAGGGCAGTTGTTCAACCTTTCAAAGCAAGAATCACCTCTTCCAGCCTTCGGTGTTTATTACACATCATCCTTTGATGTTGGAAATGTTTTTGACAAATGCCTTATTGTAAATCTTTCTGAGCATTCGTCATGGGATGATTGGGATAAGGAGGGCCAGCCCTCAAACTCAATTATTCCTACTAATTTTGATATTCCAAAAAATATTGAATATGCAAATATTGACCATCCCACTGAAGAACAGAGGCCACTTAGAACAGACGTAAATAGGCATGAATTTGATCGTCTGAGAAAAGAGTTACATGACGTGATTTGGGGTGGTGGTGGCACTAATAACAATGATGTCTTTGTAATTCTAGTACGATTATTCTTATGTAGAGTTTACGATGAGTTAGAGGCGGCCCCAAATGCAACATATCGTTTTCAGCGGGCTGCATATGAAAACGGATTAGTAGAATCTCCTGAAGATGTGGTCGTAAAGATGACTGCATTATTTAAAGAGGCTGCTAAAACTTATCTGGGCTACAGCAATGCTGAACTAGAAGAGACTGTGCCGTTTGAGGCAAAAAAAATATCTGCAGCTAAGGTCGCGTTCGTTGTTGAGCAGCTTCAAGATAAATCACTGACGCGAAATACTCATAGAGGCGACAATGATCTTTTGGGTGATTTTTTCGAAGGAATTGTCTCTCAGGATTTTACTCAAACTAAAGGACAATTCTTTACGCACATAAATATTGTAAAATTCTGCATTGAGATTTCTGGATTTAAAGAAAATGTAGTTCAAACATTTATGAATGAAAGAGATCCTCAAGGTAGGCCTAGAATACCAAAAGCTATAGATCCGTCGTGCGGTTCAGGAACCTTCATGATAGAAGCTATGAAGGTGGGAACGAGTGCATTATTTCCACTCCGCAAGGAGGGGAAGCTACCTAAGCGGCTAAAAGAGTATTCATCCATTTGGTTTGGCGAGGATAGTCCCAATGGTTGGGCGCGTGAATTTATATACGGAATCGAACCAAACGCTGATCTTGGGCTAGCCACCAAAGTTAACATGATTCTTCACGGTGACGGAAGCACTAATATTTTTGTCAAGAGCGGATTAGAGCCCTTCGCGAGCTATGCCATTTATGATCGATCGCATGGTTTGGCGATAACAAAATCTAAAGGAAGTAAATTTCCCTACGCGAAGGATTGTAATGAAGAGTTTGATTTCATCTTTACGAACCCTCCTTTCTCAATCTCTCTAAGTGGAGATGAAAAGAAACAGTTAAACAGAGACTTTGTTCTCGGATCTAATAGTTCAAGCGAAAACCTGTTTATCGAACGTTGGTACCAGCTCCTTAGGGCTGGAGGGAAGTTTGTAGTTGTTATTCCGGAGACCATTCTTGACTCATCAAGTAGTTCAGATATACGTTTATTTTTATTTCGTTATTTCAATATAAAAGCAGTAATTTCGCTCCCATACGTTGCTTTTAAGCCTTTCACAAGTACCAAAACCTGTATTCTGTTTGCCGAAAAAAAGACAGATCAAGATGTTGAAGCTTGGAGTAATGCGTGGCAGACACAGGAGTCTGAATACAAATCGTTAGTGAAGGGTTTCAAGTCTACAAATGATGAAGCTCGGCTAGTATCTGCTACAGAGCTTCTGGGCCTAGAAAAGGAGCTGGATTCCATAGAGGATGTTTTATCTAGTTACGAAAGCGACTTAGATCAAATAGTAAAGGATGGCAGCTCATGGATATTCAAACGCGTTGTTAGCTCGGAGAATATCGGAGATGATGAAATATTCTTGGCTGAACCTCAAAACGTTGGATATAAAAGGCGTAAAGGACTGCCAGACTTAGTGCAGCCAGATGACTTATTTGGTGAAACTAGCGTCTTTAATAATTTTAAAAGTAGTGAGAAAGAGTCGTTGCGCTTTGGATTTAGGGTTAAATTGAGCGAACTTGCAGTTCGTCCTAGTCTTCGCTTAGATCCAAAATATCTACACTTATGGGTTAAACGAAAAGGAAATGTATTCGGGCAAGAAGCTGGGATAAATAAGCTAGGTGATCTTCTTGTTCCTTATAAACCAAATAAATTACCTAAAGGTTTGCTCTCGAGTCCGAGGTTGTTAGTCGATCTTGCTAATGTTGAGTCAAAAATGTCGATTGTTTCAGGTGTGGAAGAAATTGATGAGCTAGGATCAGACAAAATTGAATTTGGTGAAAGCGAACTTGCAATTTCAAAATTGGAGCCCTATTTAGGCAAGGTGTTAATAAATAAACCAGAGCAGGAATGGATCGGTAGTCCCGAGTGGCTAACTTATAAAACGACAAGCGAAGTTTATGATCTTGATTATTTGAGGTTTCTATTACTCACACCCGAAATGTTAGAAGTGTATAGATGTCTGCAATCTGGAAAGAGACACGCAAGGCTATCTGAAGCGGATTTACTCGCATTGCTTGTCCCTAAAAGATCTAAGGCAGAACAAAACGAAATGGCAAAAACAAGCAGGAAAAAAATGATCGATATACTCAGCAAACGCGAAGAAATCGAAGCTCTTAGAAAAGAAATAGACTTAGCATTCTCTTAA